The region ATGCCTATTAACAGCCGTTTCTTAAATCTATACCTTCTACCCCATTAGTGATTATTCTAACTTTCTATATGGCTATTTTGCCTGTGGGTGGGGGAGGGGAATGCATTCATACCAAGACAAACCCATTCTCTAATAGTTGAGCTGAGATGGTCTGTGGTTGTTAATCATTTTGCCccctatttaaacaaaacagttgCATCTTTGATTAAGTTGTGTAAATATCTGATCAGTTTCTTATTCTGTGTAACAAAACTATTGCCATACTAGAGTTCAAAGCAGTCAAGGAAATTAGAAGTTATGGCTGGACTGCTTTGTGTGATAAGCCATGAGTTTTGTTGGAGACCAAGCAGGATTCCATGTTTTTGAAGGATAATCCGGCCAGCCCTTCACAAGTGTATTGTTCTCCAATCCGCGTTCTGGCGAGGACCTGGGTTGAACTGGGTCACGAGTTTCTGAGGTCATTGCGAGAACAGTTTCATCATGGTAGAGCTGTAGATTTGGTCAATAGCTTTATTCACAGAGACCAAAATCTGAGTACCCTTCAGCCCACTGCCCCCCCAGCAGATTCCTTGCTTAAATTCATGAATAACCTGCACGTGTTCCTGGTTTTTAGAAACTAGTGATGTGTGAGGCTAACTGGGTTGGGACTTCCCAGGATTTGGTTTGGAGATCCATATATCTGACATCTGTTCAATACAGCCCTGCAGGGAGTAAAGCCAGCTGGCTTTACACAGTCAAAGTATTTTTCTTTGGCTTTGTAACTGATCTAGGGTGAATTGTACATGCTTTATAACTATTGCACTTTTCATTGACTTATTCTTCCTTCTAATTTTGCAACCACTGCATTCTGATCTTTGTAACTAGTCAAATGAATACATCACTAGCAGGTTTTTGGAAAGGCTTGGTAATCCATTCTTTAGCAGGGTGTGGGAGATAAAATTGGAGAACCTGTTTGAGTAATATCTGACAAAGTGAAGGTCAATCTTCAAGTTTAATGTGCACTGCTGAGTGGCTACTTTTAATTTTGGAGTTTGCTGCTTAGGTTTTGATATTGTACCATATAGAACTTAATCTTTTCTAATGTACAGGAAATTCGGTCTCTTATTGTCTGCTGAAGTGATCAGTTACTGAAATTTTGAAGTTGGAATTGGTTTGCAGTTCAAAGCACAAAACAGGTTTTGGGTCAACAAATACCTAGCTGCTTTTCCAAACCTTCTCTTGTATTTGGATTCTGGTATGCTGTGATGCACTGGGGATTTCAGAGCTTCATCCTCTTGTACAAAAAGCAGGCTTCTTAAACCCGTCACCGATGAGCAGAAAGATCTTTTGTGGCTCCCTGGTCTTGTTGACAAGCCTAAATACCCTTTCCAGCATGCCACAATCCAGCTGACCCTTACTGAGTGGGTATCGGGAAGTCTTTAGGAAGAGGTTTGTAATGTCTTTTGTCATCTATAGTTGGCAGTTCTTGAATTGCTTATTATTTTAAGACTATTGCAGGAGCTGGTTTGCATACGAAGAAAGCTTTGCCACTTTAAAGATTATCGAATTAGAGATGCAGGGGAAGTCTGGCGATTTCCTGCAATTGTAGCTGTAGCTCACAGGACATCATTGCGACCCATCTTCTGCGGCTGAACCTGACCTGGCAGTCGGTTTGCCGAATTATTTTAAGCCGGTTcttgcaaatcaaaagggaggAAAGATTTTTCCAGATGAACCGCCGGTTTTGGAATATACGCTGGGAACATGATACAGACGTAGCAGCCAGCAGGAAGTGAAGCGATTATCTTGACGTGGTCTCTTGCCAGGCTCCTTTCCCTCCGGAGAGGGAACATGCGCGCTCGTGCCCTAGGAGGGCCAGCGGCGCCGCTCGGGTTGAAGCGGCGATCTCCGTGCAGCTGTTTGTCCGCAGCAGGCCTGGGATGTCTGCGGGAGGGTCTTGGTCTGGGGAAATCGAATGGCTTGCTGAGGGACGTTCTTCCTTCAggggaagagaaggagaaggggGTGGCGGTGGCTTTACTAGTCATTATGGTTCCAGCATCTTACTGCTGGAGTCGATCTGCACATCGTGCTCAAGAATGAGACCTCCCACCATACCCATCCTTAAAGACTTGACTGTGTGAAGATCCCCATTACAGGAAAGATCATAACTTCTAAAAACTCCCCAAACCACCCTCTAATCTGCTTTCTCCACCGCCACCCACAAATTACTCCTCTTAGAAACGGTGAAGTTTACTGTCAGTTTCTACTAGTTGAGATATTGCTAATGTTTATTGGCTAAACGTTTCTTTCCTTATAGAggtatatttttactttttaaaaaaagtaacctGAAATCGGTTgattttgatggcatggttgtatAGGTGGATGCCGcacgttggtggtggaggggagtccccattacctgtaaagcgctttgagtggagtgtccagaaaagtgctatataagtgcgAGCTATTATTATAATAGTTTAAGCTATTTTGGCAGCCTGATCTCATGCATAGTTATTTTCCCATGTGTGGTGTTAAGTGTTCACATTTAACAGTGAAATCATAAGTTTAAAAAGATGCCCATCTTTttcctgaaatgtggcaaatgGCTTATTTCTTTCCATTCCTGGGGGGTGGTGATGAGTCTCTTCTGATTCTCATTCTGACCATTTTAAGTTATTTGGCTTAAATAACATTGTAAGAGACATTACTGTGCCTCATTCAGCATATTGGGTTAGTAGTTTAATTGATGGTtcagtttgggggggggggggaggaatcAAGATGACCCCCCCCCAGCCTGTCTTCAGCTGATCAATCATGTGGAAATGAGGCAAATGAATGACTTTTGGCCATTGGAAGGATCGTGTACTGTGGCAATTGCTGAAATAATCCAAAACCTATAAACCATGACCACCAATGCAATCCTGCAAATGTTTTGTGTTCCAATAGCAAGGAAGTGTACAAGAAGACAGTTGGATTCTTGTGGTTCCTCTCACAGATGTTAAAGAGCTTTTGCCTGCCTTGTGATGATCAGAAAAGGCCGTCTTGGGCCAGCCTAATCCCTTAAAATTTGCATTTCCCCCCCTCCTGTCAACCTTGTCCATCATGCCGGAAAAAAATCTGCGTTACCCCAATCATAATGGTATTTAAATTTCACTTCAGTACCTCTGTAACCAaacactgtacattttaaattggcATGACTAAAGTTGTTAGCTGCCAACACAATTGCTCAATTGGAATGAAATAATGCCAAATGTTTCCTTTTGACTTTATAACTAGTTCAATCCCTGGCACAGAACTCGCATTTATTAGAAGCCATTTACGATTTTATCACTGTGTGCTTAAAACACCCTTTCACCCCCCACTTAGCAGTGTTGCCTGTAACAGTAATGGGGCTTACTGACAGTTGTGGGAAAGCTGTGGTAGGCTTGAGTAAATCCATATTTAGCTATTTGAGTTCTGAAATGGCTTTTCTTTaggaacactttttttttttttttaaagaatcaaGTTAAGAAATGGCCTACTTCATGGGCTCTTTAGTGAGGCTATTGAACCTGCTGCTGGTCAGTCTGTGGCTGCTGTAGATGGAACTGGTGTTGAGGCAGTCCAGCACAGCACCGAGTTAATGATTAATCGAAACGAGTGAAGTGGAACCATAAACTTGAAAATTCCCCCTTTCAGCCACTTTCTCCAGGAATGCCTTGCTTTCGAGGCCGTTGATGGGGACGTTTTCTTTCTCCTTCGAGCACACGGGCCTAAAACTTCCTGAAGCGGTGTCCACCTCGGATTTAAGCCAAAATATTTTCCCCAATCGAAGTTGCTGGACCCCAGGACACCTCCCTGCACAGTACTGGGGAACAGGAGCCATGCAGGAAGCAGACAGGCCTGCCCCCTGTCCGCCCTCCAAAGGCAGCCTCGGAGGCAGCAATGTCTTATTACAGAGCCGGTGTACAGGGAGCTGGGGCTTGACCCACTTACTTGACAATCGGTTTCTTGTCTTGGGATCGGCTTGACAAGATGCCAAGCGACAGGAGCCAAGTTCTTCAAGCAGCACCCCTGCCCAGCCAGGGTGGGGGGCGGCCATGCAGAAGGTGTCTCATTTGTGGGTTTTAAAGGGTCTTTTGGACTGAGAGGATGGAACCACAACTGTATTCGCGTTACTGGCTTTGATGCTGCTCGCATTTAGCAAGTCATGTGCTTCTTGGTTCATTCATGCATGCATGCTCATTTAACAGCTCCTTGTCTGGTTTTGTGCTGTGATTTGCATTCTCCTCTGCTAAAGATTTCTTTAAATATGCATGTTCAAGTCTTTCTCCATGTGCAAcaattcaactttttttttatctctttagTATCTTGGGCAGGCCACAGGTACATTTCCTGTGGAAGTGTTAATTACCTGTCAAGGCAGTGTTGATGACTGCATTTTTGGACGCTGTGGACTATAAGTTATCGATCCTAGTTAACTGCCCTTAGTCTATCTTATGTGAGGTTTTGCATAGAAGAAAACCTTCTCCAGAGCTGGTAGGAGTTTACTAATGAGCAGGCTTTTTTATGGATTAACTTGAGTATTGATTCTGTCCCTTTTAAAATCTCTTCTGTGACCTTTGCCTCATTAGTGCGGCAGgagcaatttaaaataaacattttaaggttCATGATGGGAATAACAATGCTGTTCCTGACCTGGGTCTACAGTGCCTGTTCTTCAgatgtcaaaatgaaaatggGCTTATGTATGGGTGTATTTCTGTCACTAGTGTTCTTAGGTGGTATTCATGATGAATGTGAAAatccatatttttttattaagttcTTAAATCTAACCCCAGAAGTAAGGGGTGGATCATGCTTTGACATCTTCTCATTTGCTATTAATATCAAGGTGTGGGAAAGGAGTTGCACCAAGAAACATTCTTTTCTGAGAGGAATACTAAtggaagaacaagtaaaggtttattccatgctaaaaaaagaaaggcaaTGCAACATTTTGCCTGTGGAAtacttttcaccatggaataaacctttacttgttcctcatcAGCCTACCCATGCTGACGCAGCAACCTACTTGAACTGCTAATGGCAGGAGACCTAaagttccttttttttaaataagctatAAAAAAACTTGTATAGGTTTGTGGCATCAAATGGAAACCTAATTCCTGTGCTGTCTAGAACAGCCATTGCCTGAAAGGAGTTTGATTTTAAATGGTCTCTTTATGATTATTCTCTTGTCTGAACAAAGGAAGACAAATGAATAGGAATAATCCACTCGGCAGACCTTGAGCAGtaatttttgcttttccttCTATTCACCCAATATACATGTAGGATTTCAGACTCGAGGTTTGGTAGTAATGTCTTGGTCTCCTGTGCATTTAGGAAGGACACTCCTCAGTCTTGATGCACTTGCACCATAATTGCCAAAGGTCTGGGTTGGTAATGGGAGAGGAACCCTTTGGTTTTACCAGTAAGTGAGCTTTGTACAGGAGTGAAAACCTAGTCCATAAAAACTACAGCTTAACCTTTCAAGGCCTGAAACCCTAATCGGGGGAGAGACTTGTTAGTGTTAAAACTGAAGATCCACAATATAACTTTAAACTGTAATGAGCACATTTACATATGGCCTCCAGAGTGGTTCAACAGCTGTAATACACTTTCAAATGCATTGGCAAGACAAACGGTGTTTACAGAGAGGCAACTAATTAGTATAACCATCTGGTGTCCCTTAACTGCAGTATTTTTGCATGTTCCTGTTGAGGGTATACTTGCGCTAATTTGGGGTGACACTGCAGCTGTGAGGTTCTTTGTGCTGAAAAGCTCCAGTGGAGTTGTCTCAATTATGAAGCACAACAGGCCTGGAACCACACCGCGTGGTAAAGGAAGCTCTCCGCTGTTGGAAGTTAATTTAGCGTAAACGCAAAGCGTTGAGAACCAATTATAAAAGCTCTGAAGTAAGAAAAACTCTTGTTTGGTTTCACACGTTTCGTGTCTGGGAGGTCATGAGAGGCACTGGCTTCTGTAAGCATTCTGCTTTTCGCTGTTAATGACTTTTTTCCGAAAACCCTTCTGGCAGTGAtttagaaatgtgggtttgtgGAAAATAAAGGAGGGGAGGTGTATGGTCCCTTTCATCCCAGGGCTCTTGGCATACAAGAAACGACCTAAATTATCAGCCCCCGAAGTGCAGTACCCACGTGGGGGACGTGTGCCTGCACATTGTTTTTGGGGGGTGATATTTCTTCACCTGGTAAATTTAGGAGAACCTAATCCAGGCTAGGTTGTGCAGGTCTCGAGTTAAATTTAGCCCTTGCTGGGTTAAGGCCTTCACCGTTCAAAGAGCATCATGGAATTGTCTTTTGGCATTTGTACCACCTGGGCCCCCTACATAATACAGTAATTGAAACGTGGAGCATCTCTAACCTGCCTCCAAAGTGTTTTATAGGTAACTCTTAATGAACTGAGTGTCCTATGGTTTAGCTGTCAACTGTGAAAGACCTTTAAATGTCCTTTGGGTGCCCGAGTAGACAAATGATCAGGCTTGCTGGTTTGGTTTACAGCTCTGGTGAAACGGGAACTCTGGGAACGGGGCCCGACATCCCTGCAAGAAACCAAGGTCTCATCAGTCATTAAAGATCCTTCCTCTTGTCAGGGAGACGGCGATGCTGGCCATGACTAGCTTGTTTCGAGTGTCTGGAGCTGCGACGCGGGGAAGGGCTCTTGATTCGTGGACTGCAGTGGGTAGCTTGAGTCCTTAGGTGCTGCAGGGATCCTCTTGTTTAATCGGCAGCAGAGCTGAATGCAAATTGGCTAAATAACCGGTTATTAGGCCATGATCCATTTTGTGTTAGGGGCTTGGATGGAACCAGGAAAGTCTCAAATATTGGGCCTTGAAACCTGCAGTGTTGCATGGTCTCCCAGTACCACATTCAGCCTTATTCTGAGCCTTGAGTCCAGTGCTGCCCTTTTGGCACtactttgttgtgttttttttttaagtgtataGACCTTCTAACCAGTGTTCTGACTTGGTTGCCTAATGTTAATTTCCACCACATGGTGGGTGATTGCCTTTAAATGGACCTCATCACAGCATTTTGAGAATATTCAGAAATTCATCCAGGAAAACTGTCCCAGTGTGTAGTTCTGAATACAGATGTTACACTTTCACTTGCCAGGATTCtcttctgctttttaaaaaaagtgagtTCTAACAGTGTATGAAAAGGTAGAAATAATTGGATTGCTTGTGGATTTGAGGATTTCTGTTCAGgtaaacattacatttaaatgtattctcCCTCTGGAAAATTCTTATTTATAAATCCTAACGGCCCTGACTTGAAGCTCACTGCACAAAGAAACTTGTAGAAAAGGTACTGAACTTGATGTAAGTCTCAATCGTATTATCACCTTCTCAACATGGAGTATTAATTTCTGGCTTTAAGACATTATAGCATTACTAAATCATGCTATTAATCAAGTTTTGTGGCCGAGCACAAAGTTTGCGGGTGTAGTTGTGCATTTCATATGTAAAATATTCCAGCGATTTGCAGCCTAAGCggttttcttctattttaaaCAACTCCCAGTCTCAGTGATCTGATTTCCTCCTCTCCCATGGCCGGCGGCTCTAGCCAAGTGTTGCTGCTTGTATGCTGTTCGGAATGAATTGGCTGCTCCCCCCCAATCTCCGTGGACATAATCCGTCCATATCTTCCCCTCGGGGAAATGTACTGGATGGGATTTCTTTACTCCTGCCGCTTTAAATTATGCCGAAAGGGTTTTTTCCTTGGCAAGATGGAGACAGAAGGCTGGGCAGAGAGCTAGCCATGATTGCACGGCTGGCAGGAGACTTTCTCTTTGAAGCCCGGAGCCAGGGGCTTGTGGCTTCCACAGATCAGCCCCTTTGTGGAGTGACTTGACAGGTTTGAGTTGTGAGCGAAGGGAGAGCTGCTCTTTTCCAGCCCTGGGCCTGGATACGGGGCAGCTTAGTCAGCGCATGACTCTTGCTGATCTGCTTCTGTTTGAAGTGGGGAAAAGGAGCTTCATCTTTAGAAAagtccctcccccccccccccccgctgaTTAACACCATCGTATGTGCTTCCATGTTGATGTTTTGTGGACCTTTTCCATATCCTTCCCaactcctaaaaaaaaaaaccctggtaCTTCAGGGTTTAAAATGAAGCACGTTGCAGAGTTCTGGAAGGGCTTTCCACATTTAAGTTGCAAATCCCattctgctttttaaagcaTTGGGTTTATGGGGGAAAATGCCATTCATTTTCCAATAAAAAGGTTTCTAAAGCTTATCTAGCCACAGTGTAATCTGTTCCTAATGTAGTAGGATTGCAGTGAGGAGATGAGCTTTGATTGGTTTTGTCAGTGGTTGCCAGAAACCTTTGATCCGAATTGTTTTCCATTTAGTTGCAGCAGTTCagtaattttctttcttttcctgctGCAGACCACCAAGGCATTTCTTCCCAAGATGCTTGAGCTGAACCATGGACACATTGTGACAGTGGCCAGTTCCCTGGGATTATTCAGCACAGCTGGTGTGGAGGTTAGTACACCTACATCTCCTTGTAGCGACGGAGAGGATATCTTTGCGTCTTGGATCTTGAATAAGTTTTCAATaaaggaatttttttttaagtgttctgTGGAAATATAGGTAATCAAGGTAAAAGCTAAAGTAAAACCTGTGGAGGTATATTGGAGAACAGACCTGGGTTAGGCTGTTTGTGTGAGTGTCTGGTGTAAAACCCCACTTCTATACTAATTTTCTCAGAGACCCACTGAGGCATTTAAGTAGGTAAACAATAGTTCTTCATCCTTTCATTAGGagtgttttcagtaattgaaTAAATTACTGCTTGTAAGCCTTTTTGGTTTTGTTGGGAAAACTTAAGTCACACatctcttttattttaaatggtctCCATATGTATTTAGGCCATGAATAAGTTAAGATTTCCTCATTCCTCTCCCATCTGATCTATGCAAGACCTTTCAGCTCTTGAAACCATTTTGTTATGCAACATCTTGTGCTTGGATTCATTATGTAATTAAAGTTAAGTGCAAgctcctgattttttttaattaataattatagtgTAAGAGCAGTCCAGTTTCACTCGGTGCTTTCACCTGTGGCTCGGTGCCTGCTAGTGTCATTTTCTTTAAGCTTTAGCAGTGTTTACAGATCTTTTCATAGCTGTGTGTTTAAGTGGCATTCAACCATGACACTTAATTCAAAGAAAACTTTGGCATGTTCATCCCCTCCCCATTATATTGATATTTTCCAGAGATTAATTGTAAGTGGTTTCAGGTCTTTGCCGTAATTTAGAGCTGAACTGGAACTTTTAGAATGTGGGTACAATCGGATCTCTTTGTCCATTTAATGTTTATGCATCTGTGTTTGCCAAAGCCTCTGAACATTATTTCCATGCTGAACCACATCAAACGGTTCCTGCTAAGACAAACCTTCAGCATACAAAAGAATAAAGCTGATGAAACTGAAGAACTCCCTGCTAGTCCTTTTAGGatgtaaccttttttttttgcatacaaCAGAGAAAAATTGTCCCTAGGCTCACTAATGGTTGTCGTTAATGCTGCATTTAAAAGGCTGCCTTTTTCTCATTAGCTCTTCCTGTTTGTGTCTAGGATTATTGTGCAAGTAAGTTTGGCGCAGTGGGCTTCCACGAATCGCTCAGCCATGAGCTGAAGGCTGCAGAGAAAGATGGCATTAAGATGACGCTCGTCTGCCCTTATCTGGTGGACACAGGCATGTTCCGTGGCTGCAGGATCAGGTGAGAACGCTTCTGTGGTCCTAAAGGCTAATCCTGCATGTGCCTTGTCGGCAATGATTTAGTCATTAACCGTTGTGTGGAGCTTTAATTAAATGAAGTTCATGAAGATTTCCTACACTGCTGATGTCCCCTTACATTTTATAGTACACTAGCCCTTGATAAAAATGGGTTTATACCAGGCTTTATACAATAAAGCTACTTTAAACCTGGGAATTAAAATCTAGGTAATTAAGATTTCCTTAGCAATGACTGAACTTGAGGGGGTTTGGGTGGGAGATGCTGCTTTGGTCAATCTTCATTCTGCCAAACGGATATCAAACTACCTTAACTCAGCAGCTgggaacttttttccttgttttttttttaattggttgtATAGCCTGGGCATGGCTTTTAGTGATCTAAATGTTTCATCCCTCTTTCGTGGGAGGGGGGGAGGGAATCTAGAACATTTTATTCAGTTATGGTATACATGTTTCAAAtagtcagtgttttttttttttttactccaatGTCCTTTCCTTCCCCACAAACAGAAAGGAGATTGAGCCTTTCCTTCCTCCTCTGAAGCCGGAGTACTGCGTGAAGCAGGCCATGAGGGCTATTCTCACTGACCAGCCTATGGTCTGCACCCCTCGGCTCATGTACATGGTCAACTTCATGAAGAGGTGAGTGTCCTTCCTGCCCTGCTTGCTTTAGAAGTATGAGTAATTGTGGTTTTATTTGCACCGTACGTTGCAGTGTGCTTTGTCGATACCGCTGTTAGGTTTTTCTCTTGTTTAAGTAGTCAAGCACGATTGACTTGGCTTGGAACGCATGGACGGCGCGAGTTCCGTTAAAGACTAAACCGACGGCTTGTGTTCTCTTGCAGCATTTTGCCCTTCGAGGCAGTGGTGTGCATGTACCGCTTTCTGGGGGCAGACAAGTGCATGTACCCGTTCATCGCCCAGAGAAAGGAGGCCATGAACAACAACGAGGCAAAGAATGGAATCTAGACggtgcag is a window of Lepisosteus oculatus isolate fLepOcu1 chromosome 6, fLepOcu1.hap2, whole genome shotgun sequence DNA encoding:
- the rdh10a gene encoding retinol dehydrogenase 10-A isoform X2 yields the protein MWKLQPLATTWELSSPLRNSALGSTVSRFLSVTGGRPTGGVEEVPAFQPKVYTYVCDVGKRESVYLTAEKVRREVGDIDVLINNAGVVSGHHLLECPDELIERTMMVNCHAHFWTTKAFLPKMLELNHGHIVTVASSLGLFSTAGVEDYCASKFGAVGFHESLSHELKAAEKDGIKMTLVCPYLVDTGMFRGCRIRKEIEPFLPPLKPEYCVKQAMRAILTDQPMVCTPRLMYMVNFMKSILPFEAVVCMYRFLGADKCMYPFIAQRKEAMNNNEAKNGI